TTCTGCAGCGTCTGTCGCATCCCTTCTGGTTCCAGTCTTTCGGCGCCGTCATGGGCATGGACTGGCATTCATCCGGCATCACGACGAGCGTGATCGGGGCACTGAAACGCGGCCTTGGGCCGTTGCAGGGAGAGTTGGGCATCCATGTCTGCGGCGGACGCGGCAAGCATTCGCGCCGCACACCGGAAGAGCTGACATCACTTGGCGAGCGTATCGGTTTCGACGGACAGGCTTTGACGCGTGCGAGCCGGCTGGTCGCGAAAGTTGATAGCGCCGCCGTGCAGGACGGTTTCGATCTTTATCTGCACGGCTTCTTCGTGACCGATGACGGGAAATGGACGGTCGTGCAGCAGGGCATGAACGGCGACAAACGCCAGGCGCGCCGCTACCATTGGCATTCGGAGAATCTGACGAGCTTTGTCGACGAGCCGCACAGCGCCATCGATGGCCCAAGCCAGGGCGAGATTGTCAATCTCACCGACAAGCGCGCCGAACGATCGCGCTCGGCGCAGCTCGATCTTCTCGACGCCCTCGGGCCCGATGGCATCGTCCGCGAATATGCCGGCCTCATCGAAGAGCCGCAGGCGCAGCCGTTGCTGCCGCATCTGATCATGCCGGCGCACCATGACGTGCGGTCAAGCGATGTATTCACGCGCCGTCTGCATGGAACGCTGGCGGCTGCCGCCGAACGGGGGCCGGTCGATTTTCCGGACCTGCTGCTAACGCCGGGCGTCGGCGCGCGCACTGTGCAGTCGCTGGCGATGGTTGCCGAAGTGGTTCACGGCACGCCCTATCGCTTTCGCGATCCGGCGCGGTTCTCGCTCGCCCATGGCGGCAAGGACCGTCATCCTTATCCGGTGCCGATCAAGGTCTATGACGAGACGATCCGCGTTCTGAAATCCGCTGTCCGGAAAGCAAAACTCGGGCGCGAGGAGGAGATGCAAGCGGTCAGGCGCCTCGACGATCAGGCGCGTCAGCTTGAAAGCACGGCAACAGGCCCATCGTTTG
The genomic region above belongs to Pseudorhodoplanes sinuspersici and contains:
- a CDS encoding DUF763 domain-containing protein, translated to MAKRTGSADLPLHGGRVPPWLAERMASLGAVICQAIVHHYGRDEFLQRLSHPFWFQSFGAVMGMDWHSSGITTSVIGALKRGLGPLQGELGIHVCGGRGKHSRRTPEELTSLGERIGFDGQALTRASRLVAKVDSAAVQDGFDLYLHGFFVTDDGKWTVVQQGMNGDKRQARRYHWHSENLTSFVDEPHSAIDGPSQGEIVNLTDKRAERSRSAQLDLLDALGPDGIVREYAGLIEEPQAQPLLPHLIMPAHHDVRSSDVFTRRLHGTLAAAAERGPVDFPDLLLTPGVGARTVQSLAMVAEVVHGTPYRFRDPARFSLAHGGKDRHPYPVPIKVYDETIRVLKSAVRKAKLGREEEMQAVRRLDDQARQLESTATGPSFEAFIAGERHVSASLGGRSVFGWEEDLVKTGKVRRG